From a single Solidesulfovibrio fructosivorans JJ] genomic region:
- a CDS encoding methyl-accepting chemotaxis protein, with the protein MLNTEETPLWRIIKKTVLSLITIQQRVAADNLKAIEAGETSVFHMFLAMAIVSVILLSGLIVFLIRGLGRGATAIITYARTIGGGDFSTKPKTGLPREFAQIASSLQEMVHYLETSLGYYQGIVRGIATPYVVVDNEEKLQLTNDSLMTLIEQSGTPEQHYGENVAGFFYGDSTRKTVLATAMTENRNIRKEVVITSRKGNERNVLIDASPLYNTINGQLMGSLCVYSDFTELRHGEAAMLAQTGRMRETAREAQAIADSLAREIEDLTQRVNMVESGAMQQKDRIGETASAMDAMTEAVTEVAQNASAADALAETAKEKAETGAGMVAGVVEAIRNVNKLADELRRDMDELGGQAEGIGKIMGVIADIADQTNLLALNAAIEAARAGEAGRGFAVVADEVRKLAEKTMAATKDVAGFITTMQQSTRKNIEKTEQTSVAIQDGTKKANDSGEMLQEIVGIVVKTSDQIRSMATAAEEQSATSEEIRRATEEINRIAVDTLEAMAASAKAVAELGGQARSLESVVSGLESGQEAIMA; encoded by the coding sequence ATGCTCAACACCGAAGAAACGCCGCTTTGGCGCATCATAAAGAAAACGGTGCTTTCCCTCATCACTATCCAGCAACGTGTCGCGGCGGACAACCTCAAGGCCATTGAGGCCGGAGAGACCTCGGTCTTCCATATGTTTCTGGCGATGGCCATTGTTTCGGTGATCTTGCTGTCGGGGCTGATCGTCTTCTTGATTCGCGGCCTCGGCCGGGGCGCGACGGCCATCATCACCTACGCCAGGACCATTGGCGGCGGCGATTTCAGCACCAAGCCGAAAACCGGCCTGCCGCGCGAATTCGCTCAGATCGCGTCGTCGTTGCAGGAGATGGTTCATTACCTGGAAACGTCGCTGGGCTATTACCAGGGAATCGTGCGCGGCATTGCCACGCCGTACGTCGTGGTGGACAACGAGGAAAAGTTGCAGCTCACCAACGACAGCCTCATGACCCTGATCGAACAATCCGGCACCCCGGAGCAGCATTATGGGGAAAATGTGGCCGGCTTTTTTTATGGGGATTCCACGCGCAAGACCGTACTTGCCACGGCCATGACCGAAAACAGGAACATCCGCAAAGAAGTCGTGATCACCTCCCGCAAGGGCAACGAGCGCAATGTCCTCATTGATGCGTCGCCGCTCTACAACACGATTAACGGGCAGCTGATGGGCTCGCTTTGTGTCTATTCGGATTTCACCGAACTGCGTCATGGCGAGGCCGCCATGCTGGCCCAGACCGGCCGCATGCGCGAAACGGCCCGGGAAGCCCAGGCCATCGCCGACAGCCTGGCCCGTGAGATCGAGGATCTGACGCAGCGCGTCAACATGGTCGAGAGCGGGGCCATGCAGCAAAAGGACCGCATCGGCGAGACCGCCTCGGCCATGGACGCCATGACCGAAGCGGTGACGGAAGTGGCCCAAAACGCCTCCGCCGCCGACGCCCTTGCCGAGACTGCCAAGGAAAAGGCGGAAACCGGGGCAGGGATGGTGGCCGGCGTCGTGGAGGCTATCCGCAACGTTAACAAGCTTGCCGATGAACTGCGGCGGGACATGGATGAACTCGGCGGTCAGGCCGAGGGCATCGGCAAGATCATGGGCGTCATTGCCGACATTGCTGATCAGACCAACCTGCTGGCCCTAAACGCCGCCATCGAGGCGGCCCGGGCCGGGGAAGCCGGCCGGGGGTTCGCCGTGGTGGCCGACGAGGTGCGCAAGCTCGCCGAAAAGACCATGGCCGCCACCAAGGATGTGGCCGGTTTTATCACCACCATGCAGCAGAGCACCCGCAAGAACATCGAAAAAACCGAGCAGACCAGCGTCGCCATCCAGGACGGCACCAAGAAGGCCAACGACTCGGGCGAGATGTTGCAGGAAATTGTGGGCATCGTGGTCAAGACCTCGGACCAGATCCGCTCCATGGCCACGGCCGCCGAGGAGCAGTCCGCCACGTCCGAGGAGATTCGCCGGGCCACGGAGGAAATCAACCGCATCGCCGTCGATACCCTGGAAGCCATGGCCGCCTCGGCCAAGGCCGTGGCCGAGCTTGGCGGACAGGCGCGGAGCCTGGAAAGCGTGGTCTCGGGCCTGGAATCCGGTCAGGAAGCCATTATGGCCTAG
- a CDS encoding Lcl C-terminal domain-containing protein, whose product MTFSRTVLPTGQTTCHDVDGRDVPCSGSGQDAAFASPLLPAGDRFVASGPDLVADALTGLVWPRDAGLAGFPMPWAEALAFAAGWARDGRFGRTDWRLPNRRELRSLLSYGAARPALPPGHPFQNVFLGWYWTSTTAAPAPGYAWYVHMEGGRMFYGRKDQDCLCWPVAGETLLPRTGQTRCFDGAGEGITCAGTGQDGELLRGTLWPTPRFETRDANVLDRLTGLLWARAADAAKGTVSWAEALDIAAASGEGWRLPNINELESLVDAGSAFPALPAGHPFTHVGEAYWSSTTSAFEKNWAHALYLHKGAVGVGFKSGWDFLVWPVCGPENI is encoded by the coding sequence ATGACTTTTTCAAGAACAGTGCTGCCGACCGGGCAGACGACCTGCCATGACGTGGACGGACGGGACGTTCCTTGCTCGGGCAGTGGCCAGGATGCGGCGTTTGCCTCCCCCTTGCTGCCTGCTGGGGACCGTTTCGTTGCGTCTGGCCCGGACCTGGTTGCCGACGCGCTGACCGGACTTGTCTGGCCCCGCGACGCCGGACTTGCCGGGTTCCCCATGCCCTGGGCCGAGGCGCTCGCTTTCGCCGCTGGCTGGGCCCGCGATGGGCGCTTCGGCCGGACCGACTGGCGGCTGCCCAACCGTCGCGAGCTGCGAAGCCTTCTTTCCTACGGGGCCGCGCGCCCGGCCCTTCCACCCGGACATCCTTTTCAAAACGTGTTTCTTGGCTGGTATTGGACTTCGACCACCGCCGCTCCCGCGCCGGGCTATGCCTGGTACGTCCACATGGAGGGCGGGCGGATGTTTTACGGCCGCAAGGACCAGGATTGCCTGTGTTGGCCCGTGGCCGGGGAGACGCTCTTGCCGCGCACCGGGCAGACCCGCTGTTTCGATGGAGCCGGGGAGGGGATCACCTGCGCCGGCACGGGGCAGGACGGGGAACTGCTTCGGGGGACGCTCTGGCCGACGCCCCGTTTCGAGACGCGGGACGCGAACGTGCTCGATCGGCTGACCGGCCTCCTCTGGGCTCGCGCGGCTGACGCGGCCAAGGGGACGGTCTCATGGGCCGAGGCGCTGGACATTGCCGCCGCCTCCGGCGAGGGCTGGCGGCTGCCCAACATCAACGAATTGGAATCCCTGGTCGATGCCGGGAGCGCCTTTCCGGCTCTGCCCGCCGGGCATCCCTTCACGCACGTGGGCGAAGCCTACTGGTCTTCGACCACCAGCGCCTTTGAAAAAAATTGGGCCCACGCCCTCTACCTCCACAAGGGAGCCGTGGGCGTGGGCTTCAAAAGCGGTTGGGATTTTCTTGTCTGGCCGGTTTGCGGGCCAGAAAATATCTAA
- a CDS encoding HAMP domain-containing methyl-accepting chemotaxis protein, whose amino-acid sequence MRNLKLGVKLIGSFLLSAAITLVVGLVGLAGLSAVSHQLSTVTDVNMPAVRDLQLIKIAGESVRVAQRTMLVPGLPEEDRKRQYDNVARVRDSYHEAWNEYEKLPKSDAAKRLWQEFVPAWQEWVKINNETFAAAKEWDKSDLKDPGALSGKIAKFRGDHYKLLANAWALALSGTPFSGGDDATACTFGQWSNSEGRDIKNAVFRKSLTAIQPVHEALHKAVAKLKELAAQKAPREEQIALIQHEIEPAVEKTMRQFAAMADEVARIAEVYAKMRQQAMVTTRVKQIRCFKLLDELIADSLAAAQKGKTDGEKAASRAMVMSASGIGVGVLLAVVLGLVIARMIAKPILLGVKAAEGLAAGDLNQTIDLDQKDEIGALAAALRHMIAKLRDVVGQVQAGAENVASGSEELSATTQSLSQGATEQAASVEEISSSMEEMAANIRQNADNAKQTEQMALKTAKDTESGGQAVAQTVSAMKQIAEKIGIIEEIARQTNLLALNAAIEAARAGEHGKGFAVVAAEVRKLAERSGNAAGEISELSSSSVKIAQNAGELLARIVPDIQRTTELIQEIAASSVEQNAGAEQVNRAIQQLDQVVQQNASASEEMASTAEELSGQALQLQETVSYFRLDTVHQVRRAAPKALAAAKPASPAAPAAKPAKTAVKPQANGTSGVSLNLSSETSDDDFERF is encoded by the coding sequence ATGCGGAATTTGAAGCTCGGGGTCAAACTCATCGGAAGCTTCCTTCTCAGCGCCGCCATCACGCTCGTTGTCGGGCTGGTAGGGCTGGCGGGACTCTCGGCTGTTTCTCATCAATTAAGCACGGTAACAGACGTCAACATGCCGGCCGTGCGTGACCTGCAGCTCATAAAAATCGCCGGCGAATCCGTCCGCGTGGCCCAGCGGACCATGCTCGTGCCCGGCCTGCCCGAAGAGGACCGAAAACGCCAGTACGACAACGTCGCCCGTGTCCGCGACAGCTACCATGAAGCCTGGAACGAATACGAGAAGCTGCCCAAATCCGATGCGGCCAAGCGCCTCTGGCAAGAATTCGTGCCAGCCTGGCAGGAATGGGTCAAAATCAACAACGAAACCTTTGCCGCGGCCAAGGAATGGGATAAATCCGATCTCAAGGATCCCGGCGCGTTAAGCGGCAAGATCGCCAAGTTCCGGGGCGACCACTACAAGCTTTTGGCCAACGCCTGGGCCCTGGCCCTTTCCGGTACGCCCTTTTCCGGCGGGGATGACGCCACGGCTTGCACCTTTGGCCAATGGAGCAACAGCGAAGGCCGCGATATCAAGAACGCCGTCTTTCGGAAAAGCCTGACCGCAATCCAGCCCGTCCACGAGGCGCTGCACAAGGCCGTGGCCAAGCTCAAGGAGCTGGCCGCCCAAAAAGCCCCGCGCGAAGAACAGATCGCCCTCATACAGCACGAAATCGAACCGGCTGTGGAAAAGACCATGCGCCAGTTTGCCGCAATGGCCGACGAAGTGGCCCGCATCGCGGAGGTCTATGCCAAGATGCGCCAGCAGGCCATGGTCACCACACGGGTTAAGCAGATCCGCTGCTTCAAGCTCCTCGACGAACTCATAGCCGACTCCCTGGCCGCCGCCCAGAAAGGCAAGACGGACGGCGAGAAAGCCGCTTCCCGGGCGATGGTCATGTCGGCTTCGGGCATCGGCGTCGGCGTGCTCTTGGCCGTGGTGCTCGGACTCGTCATTGCCCGCATGATCGCCAAACCCATTTTGCTCGGGGTCAAGGCGGCCGAGGGGCTGGCGGCCGGCGACCTCAACCAGACCATCGACCTCGACCAGAAGGATGAGATCGGCGCTTTGGCGGCGGCGCTGCGCCACATGATCGCCAAACTGCGCGATGTCGTGGGACAGGTCCAGGCCGGGGCGGAAAATGTGGCCTCGGGCTCGGAGGAGCTTTCGGCCACGACCCAGAGCCTGTCGCAAGGCGCGACGGAACAGGCGGCCAGCGTCGAGGAAATCTCCTCGTCCATGGAAGAGATGGCCGCCAACATCCGCCAGAACGCCGATAACGCCAAGCAGACCGAGCAGATGGCGCTCAAGACGGCCAAGGATACCGAAAGCGGCGGCCAAGCCGTGGCCCAGACGGTTTCGGCCATGAAGCAGATCGCGGAAAAAATCGGCATTATCGAGGAAATCGCCCGCCAGACCAACCTGCTGGCCCTTAACGCCGCCATCGAGGCGGCAAGAGCCGGAGAGCACGGCAAGGGATTCGCCGTGGTGGCGGCCGAAGTCAGAAAGCTCGCTGAACGCAGCGGCAACGCCGCAGGCGAGATCAGCGAACTGTCCTCCTCGAGCGTGAAAATCGCCCAAAACGCCGGGGAGCTGCTGGCCCGCATCGTGCCGGACATCCAGCGCACGACCGAACTCATCCAGGAAATCGCGGCCTCGAGCGTGGAGCAAAACGCCGGTGCCGAACAGGTCAATAGGGCCATCCAGCAGCTCGACCAAGTGGTGCAGCAAAACGCCTCGGCCTCTGAGGAAATGGCCTCCACCGCCGAAGAACTTTCGGGACAGGCCCTTCAGCTCCAGGAGACCGTCTCCTACTTCCGCCTGGACACGGTGCACCAAGTGCGCCGCGCCGCGCCCAAAGCCCTGGCCGCCGCCAAGCCCGCCAGCCCGGCCGCGCCGGCGGCGAAGCCAGCAAAAACGGCGGTAAAGCCCCAGGCCAATGGCACAAGCGGCGTCTCGCTCAATCTGTCGAGCGAAACGTCGGACGACGATTTCGAACGGTTTTAG
- a CDS encoding cyclic nucleotide-binding domain-containing protein — MNEEQREAEIAAIAERLDGLKLAADFTAGEIRVLAAYVQESAFPAGTVVIQEGRKANSLAFMAEGVATIQKEDSNAPERHIIELGRDAVIGEIAFFDNEPRSATVVAKTDVRLLVLTRDQFDALAVEQPQLAIKVLFAVGRVLSHRLRQVTGRFVGLLA, encoded by the coding sequence GTGAACGAGGAACAACGGGAAGCGGAAATCGCGGCCATCGCCGAACGCCTCGACGGACTCAAGCTCGCGGCCGACTTCACCGCCGGGGAAATTCGGGTTCTCGCCGCCTATGTCCAGGAAAGCGCCTTCCCGGCCGGCACGGTCGTCATCCAGGAAGGCCGCAAGGCCAATTCGCTGGCCTTCATGGCCGAGGGCGTGGCGACCATCCAGAAAGAGGACAGCAACGCGCCCGAGCGCCACATTATCGAGCTGGGCCGGGACGCCGTCATCGGCGAAATCGCCTTTTTCGACAATGAACCCCGTTCCGCCACAGTGGTGGCCAAGACCGACGTGCGCCTCCTGGTCCTGACCCGTGACCAGTTCGATGCTCTGGCCGTTGAGCAGCCGCAACTCGCCATCAAGGTGCTTTTCGCCGTGGGCCGCGTCTTGAGCCACCGCCTGCGCCAGGTGACGGGCCGTTTCGTGGGCTTGCTCGCCTAG
- a CDS encoding YciI family protein, with amino-acid sequence MFVVLLTYEKGLDVIDALLAEHIRFLEAQYAAGVFLLSGRREPRTGGVILARCENREALLAILARDPFWREGAARYEVVEFVPSMAGAGLDALLHF; translated from the coding sequence ATGTTCGTCGTCTTGCTGACCTATGAAAAAGGCCTTGATGTCATTGACGCCCTGCTCGCCGAGCACATCCGTTTTCTGGAGGCCCAGTACGCGGCGGGTGTTTTTTTGTTGTCCGGACGCCGGGAGCCGCGTACGGGCGGCGTGATCCTGGCCCGCTGCGAAAATCGCGAGGCCCTGCTGGCCATATTGGCCCGGGACCCGTTTTGGCGCGAGGGCGCGGCCCGTTATGAGGTGGTGGAATTCGTGCCGAGCATGGCCGGCGCAGGCTTGGACGCGTTGCTGCATTTCTGA